The following DNA comes from Mucisphaera calidilacus.
ACTTATCTGACGCACATCGGTCACGAGGTGCTGCACGCGGAGGTCGAGCGCGAGTTGCCCGACGGCGTGCTGCTGGCTGTGGATGGGGGGAGGGTGTGATCTACGATTTGACGCAATCCCCTGGCGGGTTCATGAGTGGCGGGAGATTTCTGTTGTCGTGGTTCGCCGCCATCGCTATGTTCGGGACGTTGTGATATTTGTCACTGATCCGGATGTAATCATGAGGTTCGTGATGGCCAACAACGCTCAACCAACTTCGACGGCGTTTTGCATCGTTGCCGGCGCTGTGTCCGGTCTTCTGATGGCTGTTGTGGTGATGGGGATCCCTCGCCTGCTGTCGATCGACATCCCTGTGCGGGCCGAGCAGGTCGTGGCGTGTGTCATTGCCACGGTGACAGCGACGTGGGTGGCGACTCGGCTGGCCAAGCGGGGTTAGATGGCGCGTGCGTCGTCAGTGGGTGTGTGGATGTGATCTACGATTCGATGCGCATGGTCTAAATACAAGCAAAAGATCAGCAATAGGAACGGGTCAGAACCTGACCCGTGGCTGCCGAGTGGTGGTGGATGCGTCGCGTCACGCCCCGTTCATGGTTCCGTGGATGAGTTCGTAGAGGGCGAGGCCGGGGTCGGGCTGGCGCATGAGGTGTTCGCCGACGAGGACGCGGTGGACGTGGGCGAGGGCGAGTTTCTTGATGTCCTCGTGGGTGCGGATGCCTGACTCGGAGACGAGGATGTCGAGGTTGGGGACTTCGCGGAGCAGGTCGAGGGTGTGCTGGAGGTCGGTGGTCATGGTGCGGAGGTTGCGGTTGTTGATGCCGAGCAGCGCGTAGGCGGCGAGGGGGAAGCCGAGGTGGGGCGTGACCTGAATGAGGGATTCGAGGTCGTGGACCTCGATGAGGGTGGTGAGTTTGAGTTCGGTGGCGAGGATGAGCAGGTCGATGAGCTGGGACTCGCCGAGGCACTCGGCGATGAGGAGGATGGCGTCGGCGCCGGCGGCGCGGGCCTCGTAGACCTGGTAGGGGTCGACGATGAAGTCCTTGCGGAGGACGGGCAGGGTCACGGCGGCCTTGATCTGTTTGATGTAGGCGAGGTCGCCCTGGAAGTATTTCTCGTCCGTGAGGCAGGAGATGGCGGCGGCGCCGTTGTCGGCGTAGGCGGTGGCGATGGCGACGGGATCGAAGTCGTCGCGGATGAGGCC
Coding sequences within:
- the trpC gene encoding indole-3-glycerol phosphate synthase TrpC produces the protein MDVLAEIVTHKREEILAARARTPLEDLKAQAADTEPPRNFFAAVTRPRNTLRVIAEVKKASPSAGLIRDDFDPVAIATAYADNGAAAISCLTDEKYFQGDLAYIKQIKAAVTLPVLRKDFIVDPYQVYEARAAGADAILLIAECLGESQLIDLLILATELKLTTLIEVHDLESLIQVTPHLGFPLAAYALLGINNRNLRTMTTDLQHTLDLLREVPNLDILVSESGIRTHEDIKKLALAHVHRVLVGEHLMRQPDPGLALYELIHGTMNGA